The Cydia pomonella isolate Wapato2018A chromosome 20, ilCydPomo1, whole genome shotgun sequence genome contains a region encoding:
- the LOC133529278 gene encoding uncharacterized protein LOC133529278 yields the protein MRCAGGVPTRLAGWRGARALLLLVCWGALCVVWLPRLRAPPAAPHHAPARQLLQSDPAASTPAPSVTPAAADARLTEDQLRADAERQLPSLPLSYWHKHRNDKNKFYKSKDCAPFPSVFDLEFHNTYWQTLRSSQGVFHLYGAYLDARNASRIGPAVRLLAVHDRIKPTLPTHCQLWFEERPDPVVVRVLEYKYVWNSKWGNYRDGVLQPYLLACVLPADVRALRPAAVSLVEKPCDRATNCLRVHFDEPPDRAQKEFAVCVKGLDFQHEDLSVRLVEWIELVRLLGADKVFFYELQVHPNISKVLAYYRARGIVESTPITLPGGQPNLPGLQHMYLKKKTTHKRQMELVPYNDCLYRHMYQYRWLALLDVDEVIVPLQDPDWSSLLKRVMPLAAPAAGKPPRSSFHASNVYYLDQLQHGWEPGAPRYMHMLQHVYRTRNFTKPGQYVKAFHETGRVLALHNHFPLACLGGACSSYALDTKQARLQHYRADCVTALSKSCQELRAEPVRDAALWRWADRLVPRVTQVLSELGLVPPDAPPQR from the coding sequence ATGCGGTGTGCGGGCGGGGTCCCGACGCGGCTGGCGGGctggcgcggcgcgcgcgcgctgctgcTGCTGGTGTGCTGGGGCGCGCTGTGCGTGGTGTGGCTGCCGCGCCTGCGCGCGCCGCCGGCCGCGCCGCATCACGCGCCCGCGCGCCAGCTGCTGCAGTCCGACCCCGCCGCCTCCACGCCCGCGCCCTCGGtcacgcccgccgccgccgacgcGCGCCTCACCGAGGACCAGCTGCGCGCCGACGCCGAGCGCCAGCTGCCCTCGCTCCCGCTCTCCTATTGGCACAAGCACCGCAACGATAAGAACAAGTTCTACAAGTCGAAGGACTGCGCGCCGTTCCCCTCCGTATTCGACCTCGAGTTCCACAACACGTATTGGCAGACGTTGCGCTCGAGTCAGGGCGTGTTTCATCTTTACGGCGCTTATCTTGACGCACGAAATGCCTCGCGCATTGGCCCCGCCGTGAGATTGTTGGCCGTGCACGACCGCATCAAGCCGACGCTGCCCACTCACTGCCAGCTCTGGTTCGAAGAACGACCCGACCCTGTTGTTGTGCGCGTACTCGAATACAAATACGTTTGGAACAGCAAGTGGGGCAACTACCGCGATGGCGTGCTGCAGCCCTACTTACTAGCTTGTGTGCTGCCGGCGGACGTGCGCGCGCTGCGGCCCGCCGCCGTGTCGCTCGTGGAGAAGCCGTGCGACCGCGCCACCAACTGTCTGCGGGTGCACTTTGACGAGCCGCCCGACCGCGCGCAGAAGGAGTTCGCCGTCTGCGTCAAGGGGCTCGACTTCCAGCACGAGGACCTGTCCGTGCGCCTCGTCGAGTGGATCGAACTCGTGCGGCTGCTCGGCGCCGACAAAGTGTTCTTCTACGAGCTTCAAGTCCACCCCAACATCAGCAAGGTTCTCGCCTACTACCGCGCGCGGGGGATAGTGGAGAGCACGCCCATCACGCTTCCGGGCGGGCAGCCCAACCTGCCGGGCCTGCAGCATATGTATCTGAAGAAAAAAACGACGCACAAGCGGCAGATGGAGCTGGTGCCATACAACGATTGTCTGTACCGACACATGTACCAGTACCGCTGGCTGGCGCTGCTGGACGTGGATGAGGTGATCGTGCCACTGCAGGACCCCGACTGGAGCTCGCTGTTGAAGCGCGTAATGCCGCTGGCCGCCCCGGCGGCCGGTAAGCCGCCGCGGTCGTCGTTCCACGCGTCCAACGTGTACTACCTGGACCAGCTGCAGCACGGCTGGGAGCCGGGCGCGCCGCGCTACATGCACATGCTGCAGCACGTGTACCGCACGCGCAACTTCACCAAGCCCGGCCAGTACGTGAAGGCGTTCCACGAGACGGGGCGCGTGCTGGCGCTGCACAACCACTTCCCGCTGGCGTGCCTGGGCGGCGCGTGCTCGTCGTACGCGCTGGACACGAAGCAGGCACGCCTGCAGCACTACCGCGCCGACTGCGTGACGGCGCTGAGCAAGTCGTGCCAGGAGCTGCGCGCCGAGCCGGTGCGCGACGCCGCGCTGTGGCGCTGGGCCGACCGCCTGGTGCCGCGCGTCACGCAGGTGCTCTCGGAGCTGGGGCTGGTCCCGCCCGACGCGCCGCCGCAGCGGTGA